A genomic stretch from Telopea speciosissima isolate NSW1024214 ecotype Mountain lineage chromosome 7, Tspe_v1, whole genome shotgun sequence includes:
- the LOC122668553 gene encoding uncharacterized protein LOC122668553, translated as MMKRYAREKWAHVGAVEVYGLESGIFIFDFQEASLSHQILDEGPWTLGSRPLILRLWSPEVSLIKKEETALPIWVRLYGLNLHFWGNRSLGCIASVLGKLICIYRQTSMRERLSFARFCVLVSATDGLQDSIPIVLEDAISNADPEAPIPPTGGVTSADGGKGNGRRRNRGKASKVAPPSSTREQLRHPLAMDMEDSPVLEGENNHIPIDAAFVGITEPHQPGLEGENSATIPVMEALDLPKDSGCDVMEIPHPLDSLGEGSNEDASHTRYHANGGGTGSNSASTVKTRDDMARKSNTRGSKVGAKGGKQKTLAPTGGGNRFAILTNPMFTEVNDDTKGLHDGRIREHSPAKGRPLQDSPSPAFK; from the exons ATGATGAAGCGATATGCTAGGGAGAAGTGGGCTCATGTGGGTGCAGTTGAAGTGTATGGATTAGAGAGTGGGATCTTCATTTTTGACTTCCAGGAAGCGTCTCTGAGTCACCAAATCCTGGACGAAGGGCCCTGGACCCTGGGATCTCGCCCCTTGATTCTCCGGCTGTGGTCTCCGGAGGTGTCTCTAATCAAGAAGGAGGAAACAGCCCTCCCCATTTGGGTGAGATTATATGGTTTGAACCTGCATTTTTGGGGTAACCGTTCATTGGGCTGTATTGCTAGTGTACTTGGCAAACTCATTTGTATTTATCGTCAAACGTCAATGCGGGAGCGCCTCTCTTTCGCTCGCTTCTGTGTTCTGGTGAGCGCAACTGATGGTCTACAGGATTCTATTCCCATCGTCCTAGAAGATG CCATTTCCAACGCTGATCCTGAGGCTCCTATTCCTCCTACGGGAGGGGTTACCAGTGCCGATGGCGGGAAAGGGAATGGGAGACGTCGTAACCGAGGGAAGGCCTCTAAGGTGGCGCCACCTTCCTCCACCCGAGAGCAGCTGCGCCACCCTCTTGCGATGGATATGGAAGATTCTCCTGTTTTGGAAGGTGAGAATAATCACATCCCTATTGACGCCGCTTTTGTAGGCATAACTGAACCTCACCAGCCCGGTTTGGAAGGAGAAAATAGTGCTACTATCCCTGTTATGGAAGCTTTGGATTTGCCCAAGGATTCTGGTTGCGATGTTATGGAAATTCCCCACCCTTTGGATTCTCTTGGTGAAGGATCAAACGAAGACGCAAGTCACACTAGATACCATGCAAATGGGGGTGGTACCGGTTCCAACTCGGCTAGCACTGTTAAGACCAGGGATGACATGGCACGGAAGAGTAACACCCGTGGGTCGAAGGTTGGAGCTAAGGGGGGGAAGCAGAAGACACTGGCACCTACTGGAGGTGGTAATCGTTTCGCCATCCTCACCAACCCCATGTTCACAGAAGTAAATGATGACACAAAAGGTTTGCATGATGGCAGAATTAGAGAGCATAGCCCAGCTAAGGGGAGACCACTGCAGGACTCCCCCTCCCCAGCTTTCAAATGA